One Fibrobacter sp. UWH6 genomic window carries:
- the gatC gene encoding Asp-tRNA(Asn)/Glu-tRNA(Gln) amidotransferase subunit GatC, with protein sequence MLEREEVLKLAKLSRLSVSEEEIPALKGHLDKMLNQMEALKALNLADVEPMTGVENGATILREDVPMQGFTLEQAFANAPAVENDHFAIPKVIGG encoded by the coding sequence ATGCTTGAACGTGAAGAAGTATTGAAATTGGCTAAGCTTTCTCGCCTGAGTGTTTCTGAAGAGGAAATTCCGGCTCTGAAGGGTCATCTTGACAAGATGCTGAACCAGATGGAAGCTTTGAAGGCATTGAACCTTGCCGATGTCGAACCTATGACTGGTGTCGAAAATGGTGCTACCATTCTTCGCGAAGATGTTCCCATGCAGGGTTTCACCCTGGAACAGGCTTTTGCAAACGCTCCGGCCGTAGAAAACGACCACTTTGCTATTCCCAAGGTCATTGGCGGTTAA